Proteins co-encoded in one Dreissena polymorpha isolate Duluth1 chromosome 12, UMN_Dpol_1.0, whole genome shotgun sequence genomic window:
- the LOC127852515 gene encoding transcription cofactor vestigial-like protein 3 — translation MDVIDHKVLFKSFLSLCLPKTKEPLDLGLYPPVTRSLGHALPGPNPLGPHAFSFGLQHGALGHGNHGPLGHHGNIGHRAVPTLGMRKVEEKSEQPKETQYLSANCVLMVYYNGDISSNVDEHFSRALSQPSSYSPEGKSSKES, via the exons ATGGATGTCATTGACCATAAAGTACTGTTCAAGTCGTTCCTG TCGCTGTGTCTTCCAAAAACCAAGGAGCCATTGGACCTGGGCCTGTACCCACCAGTCACCCGTTCCCTGGGGCACGCCTTGCCCGGTCCGAACCCCCTCGGGCCTCATGCCTTCTCGTTCGGGCTCCAGCACGGAGCCCTCGGCCACGGCAACCACGGGCCACTCGGTCACCATGGAAACATCGGTCACCGGGCCGTACCCACCCTTGGGATGCGGAAGGTCGAAGAAAAATCAGAGCAGCCTAAAGAGACCCAGTATCTCAGTGCAAACTGTGTGTTGATGGTGTATTATAACGGTGACATATCGTCGAATGTTGATGAGCATTTCTCTCGGGCACTTAGTCAGCCAAGTAGTTATAGCCCGGAAGGAAAATCTAGCAAAG